The following coding sequences are from one Acipenser ruthenus chromosome 7, fAciRut3.2 maternal haplotype, whole genome shotgun sequence window:
- the LOC117415261 gene encoding ATP synthase membrane subunit K, mitochondrial-like isoform X2 yields MAGHDAGSQHQFTGFQKYFNAYTITGRRNCVLATYAGIAAIVLFFKLKPKKQTPAITAK; encoded by the exons ATGGCAGGACACGACGCAGGATCCCAGCATCAGTTCACTGGTTTCCAGAAATATTTCAATGCCTACACCATAACGGGCAGGAGGAAC tgtGTACTAGCGACATATGCCGGCATTGCTGCCATCGTCCTGTTCTTTAAACTGAAGCCAAAGAAACAGACCCCAGCAATTACTGCAAAATAA
- the LOC117415256 gene encoding protein RRP5 homolog — translation MASTEEDFPRGGTFKKPTDGNAVKHSVEHDNLFESHEPERSKKRKTDKGGDEKKETKQKTKEALLKLNTGKNVEILHFKKLTVGTLILGCVKEVKDFELVVGLPNGLTGYVQVTSISDGYTKLLNDQVDAGEAVEEVLTLAHLYTPGMVVRCVVSTLGLTKEGHHSVKLSINPREVNKGLNAASLKPGMHISGCVASIEDHGFLIDVGIGRAKAFLPRQKALDDLRATEQGGDLQVGRYLNCLVEEVKNEGRIVRLSVNPDAIAKALAEKEQGWTLSNLLPGLVVKAQIKKLTSHGITLEFLSSFCGSVDFMQMDPEKEKVYQQGLQVKACVLYVHPSSRTVGLSLRPCFLQPGSVVEPLTSARIGEVIEGCTVKAFHQDAGATLLLPDGMLVFAHKNHLKEALEPLKTNKMGSGSSHTCRILDYSPMDQVALVSLRKSVIDAPFLRYQDIRPGQHIECKVTSLERYGMQVKVTDHIRGLVPRTHLADILLKNPEKKYSPGDEIRCRVLTVIPDTKKLILTRKKALVESKLPLICSYEDARPGLVAHGYIVCVKDFGCIVRFFNEVNGLVPRHELSTEPVPFPEKIFYSGQVVKAKVLKCDPEQQRLLLSFKATGGSVAAEVARVEQAQGKEAFHFETGKIVKVTVVRKTVDGLDVSILPEAASAFLPMMHLSDHVSNCRLLWEGLGEDDIISNVMCLSKNKEHIVLCKKPIIKAAVEEGYPAKDFSEVQSGMMLPGFIKNIMPYGVFVEFPYGLMGLAPKSAMCDKFVTNTSDHFQVGQTVLAKVTNLDEGKRRFLLSLKVSECSSGEEWGQESLQLLTQCLVERRDVCSMMTSRGDSEVAQNLSKLVLGQKLKLAVEEVKDDGTAYFKASQVAGATASATKHHLTGVSLDPGQNVTAVILHVNHLTSQVHLSLRTELVNSRTKKLKENTTHSATVQHVETDFAIASLAETGQLAVVPVATHLNDTFRFESEKLSVGQTLVVSVRQPSCEAVGGLPLVVQGPEKAKRKRKLSESKEEAPRGIQHSCCLGDTVSGTVKSIRPTCVLLALERGITGSIHASEILETVKPFSFPTSSLKMGMKITARVIGGREAKSHKFLPVTHSHFTFTIPELTVQPSKLKGDWSEELKDQPLSEKLKSYQPGQEVTCFVSKFNSLKKSLEVEVTHDVRGTVELLAMTCKPKDLKRPEKLFKPGQALNALVVCTNSSETRLCLSLSGVHSLGEGSLTLGTVTKVTPHVGLIVSLPFRQCGRAGILDLSDTYTASPLEQFHVGQTVRCCVLAREDEKIHVSLRQSRTNPVSNLKGNDPEILSIEDLKKGQIVRGYVKSVGDAGVFIGLSRTITGRSQYQHVTDYFVSDHSVYVKNIPLGKLLICKVLSVDKKQNRVELSLLPEDTGEPDVLPESLRLPSREKGEQKEKRQGFKKMQQKRKRGASESEQEIVVENKKVTKSQKKSEDKDNGVEVYFREEEEPQKQKKPFVHSKSEAPPRLQVSAGFSWDVTLSSLQPVGTGRGAPASDSEEEEEEVKPQKKSKREKNVEKQRQEKELSKVEGELMDPGRQPQTANDFNRLVLGSPDSSIVWLQYMAFHLHATEIEQARAVAERALKTISFREEQEKLNVWVALLNLENMYGTEESLNKVFERAVQHCEPLKVFQSLADIYTKSDKYKQAESLYNTMLRRFRQERSVWLSCATFHLRQGRTDETHRLLQRALKCLPDKEHVDLIAKFAQLEFRFGDPERAKSMFESTLGNYPRRTDLWSVYIDMMIKYGSQKEVRNILERVIHLSLAAKRIKFFFKRYLEYEKKHGCAESVQVVKEKAMEYVEAKGSITES, via the exons ATGGCATCGACTGAGGAAGACTTTCCCCGAGGAGGGACATTCAAAAAGCCAACTGATGGGAACGCTGTAAAACACTCTGTGGAACACGACAACTTGTTTgag TCCCACGAACCTGAACGGAGTAAGAAGAGAAAGACAGATAAAGGAGGGGATGAgaagaaagaaacaaagcaaaAGACAAAAGAGGCACTCCTCAAACTCAACACAGGGAAAAATGTGGAAATCCTTCATTTCAAG AAACTCACAGTGGGAACGCTGATCCTGGGCTGCGTGAAGGAGGTGAAAGATTTTGAGCTGGTGGTGGGCTTACCAAACGGACTCACCGGGTATGTCCAGGTGACCAGCATCTCTGACGGGTACACCAAGCTGCTGAATGACCAGGTGGATGCTGGGGAGGCCGTGGAG GAAGTCTTGACCCTTGCCCACCTCTATACCCCTGGCATGGTGGTCAGGTGTGTTGTGTCCACCCTGGGATTGACCAAAGAAGGCCATCACAGTGTCAAACTGTCAATCAACCCCAGAGAAGTCAACAAGGGGCTGAATGCTGCATCTCTCAAGCCTGGCATG CACATTTCTGGCTGTGTTGCAAGTATAGAGGACCATGGCTTCCTGATCGATGTTGGCATTGGCAGAGCGAAGGCTTTTCTACCCAGACAGAAAGCTCTAGATGACCTCAGGGCAACAGAGCAGG GAGGGGACCTGCAGGTGGGCCGGTATCTGAACTGCCTGGTGGAGGAGGTGAAGAATGAGGGCCGCATCGTACGCTTGTCTGTCAATCCAGATGCCATTGCCAAGGCCCTGGCAGAGAAAGAGCAAGGCTGGACGCTCAGTAACCTGCTGCCTGGGCTGGTGGTGAAAGCTCAGATTAAGAAG TTGACCTCTCATGGGATCACTCTGGAGTTCCTCTCCTCGTTTTGTGGATCGGTAGACTTCATGCAGATGGACCCAGAGAAAGAGAAAGTCTACCAGCAAGGACTCCAA GTGAAAGCCTGTGTGCTGTATGTCCATCCCTCCTCCCGCACCGTGGGGTTAAGCCTGCGGCCCTGCTTCCTGCAGCCCGGCAGTGTGGTGGAGCCTCTGACGAGCGCTCGGATCGGGGAGGTGATTGAGGGCTGCACAGTCAAGGCTTTCCACCAGGACGCCGGTGCCACTCTGCTGCTGCCCGATGGCATGCTGGTTTTTGCACAT AAAAATCACCTAAAAGAAGCCCTGGAGCCCTTGAAAACCAACAAGATGGGCTCAGGATCCAGCCACACGTGCAGGATCCTAGATTATAGCCCCATGGATCAGGTGGCGCTAGTGAGTCTAAGGAA GAGTGTTATCGATGCTCCTTTCCTGAGATACCAGGACATTCGACCTGGACAGCACATTGAG TGCAAAGTGACTTCCCTGGAGCGTTACGGGATGCAGGTGAAGGTGACGGATCACATCCGCGGCCTGGTCCCACGAACACACCTGGCAGACATTCTCCTGAAGAACCCGGAAAAGAAGTACAGCCCCGGGGATGAGATCCGGTGTCGG GTTCTAACCGTGATTCCCGACACCAAGAAGCTGATCCTGACCCGGAAGAAGGCTCTGGTGGAGTCCAAGCTGCCGCTGATCTGCAGCTATGAGGATGCCAGGCCGGGCCTGGTGGCACACGGCTACATCGTGTGTGTCAAGGACTTCGGCTGCATCGTGCGCTTCTTCAACGAAGTCAATGGGCTGGTCCCTCGGCATGAGTTGAGCACGGAGCCTGTACCGTTTCCTGAGAAGATCTTTTACAGTGGGCAG GTTGTCAAAGCGAAAGTGCTGaaatgtgaccctgagcaacaaAGGCTGCTGTTGTCCTTCAAAGccacagggggcagtgttgcTGCTGAAGTAGCCAGGGTGGAGCAGGCTCAGGGGAAAGAGGCATTTCACTTTGAAACTGGGAAG ATTGTAAAGGTGACGGTTGTGCGCAAGACTGTCGATGGACTGGATGTTTCAATTCTTCCAGAGGCGGCGTCAGCCTTCCTGCCCATGATGCACCTCTCTGACCATGTGTCCAACTGCAGGCTCCTGTGGGAGGGGCTTGGAGAGGACGACATCATCTCCAACGTGATGTGCCTGAGCAAAAACAAGGAGCACATT GTACTTTGTAAGAAGCCCATTATCAAGGCTGCGGTCGAGGAAGGTTATCCAGCCAAAGACTTTTCCGAAGTCCAGTCTGGAATGATGCTGCCTGGATTCATAAAGAACATAATGCCGTATGGAGTCTTTGTGGAATTCCCCTATGGGCTGATGGGATTGGCACCCAAATCT GCCATGTGCGACAAGTTTGTGACCAACACAAGCGATCATTTCCAGGTAGGGCAGACAGTGCTGGCTAAGGTAACCAACCTGGACGAGGGGAAGCGGCGGTTCCTGCTGAGCTTGAAGGTGTCGGAGTGTAGCTCGGGGGAGGAATGGGGGCAGGAGAGCCTGCAGCTGCTCACACAGTGCCTGGTAGAGAGGAGAGATGTGTGCAGCATGATGACCAGCAGAG GTGATTCTGAAGTGGCCCAGAACCTCTCCAAGCTGGTGTTGGGGCAGAAGTTAAAACTGGCTGTAGAAGAAGTGAAGGATGATGGGACAGCTTACTTTAAAGCTAGCCAGGTTGCTGGAGCAACAGCGTCGGCCACAAAGCATCACCTGACTG GTGTGAGTCTTGACCCGGGACAGAATGTCACTGCGGTCATCCTGCATGTTAATCACCTGACCTCCCAGGTCCACCTCTCTCTCAGAACGGAGCTGGTCAACAGCAGAACCAAGAAG CTGAAGGAGAACACAACACATTCAGCCACAGTCCAGCATGTGGAGACGGACTTTGCCATTGCATCATTAGCCGAGACTGGTCAGCTGGCCGTAGTCCCTGTGGCAACCCATCTGAACGACACCTTCCGGTTTGAGTCTGAGAAATTGTCTGTTGGACAGACCCTGGTGGTCTCTGTGAGGCAGCCCAGCTGTGAGGCTGTCGGGGGGCTTCCCTTAGTGGTTCAGGGTCCAGAGAAAGCCAAGCGGAAACGGAAACTCTCGGAAAGCAAAGAGGAGGCGCCCAGAGGCATCCAGCACTCCTGCTGCCTGGGCGATACGGTGAGCGGGACTGTCAAGTCCATCCGTCCCACCTGTGTCCTCCTGGCTTTGGAGAGAGGCATCACAGGCAGCATCCATGCGTCTGAGATACTGGAAACCGTGAAGCCCTTCAGCTTCCCCACATCCTCACTGAAAATGGGGATGAAAATCACAGCCAGAGTAATTGGAGGAAGAGAGGCCAAGAGTCATAA GTTTTTGCCAGTCACCCACTCACACTTTACTTTCACAATACCGGAACTAACAGTTCAGCCAAG CAAGCTGAAGGGAGATTGGAGCGAGGAGCTGAAGGACCAGCCGTTGTCTGAGAAGCTGAAGAGCTACCAGCCCGGCCAGGAGGTGACCTGCTTCGTGTCGAAG TTCAACAGTCTCAAGAAGTCCCTGGAGGTGGAGGTGACCCATGATGTGCGTGGGACAGTGGAGCTGCTGGCAATGACCTGTAAACCCAAG GATCTGAAACGCCCAGAGAAGCTGTTTAAACCTGGACAGGCACTGAATGCCCTGGTCGTCTGCACCAACTCCTCTGAGACCCGGCTTTGCCTCTCCCTCTCAG GAGTGCACTCCTTGGGAGAAGGCTCTTTGACTCTGGGGACGGTTACAAAGGTCACTCCACATGTGGGCCTCATTGTCTCCTTGCCATTCCGGCAGTGTGGTCGAGCTGGCATCCTGGACCTCAGTGACACGTACACGGCATCGCCGTTGGAACAATTCCATGTTGGCCAGACAGTCAG GTGTTGTGTCCTAGCACGGGAAGATGAGAAAATCCACGTGTCTCTCAGGCAGTCCAG GACAAACCCAGTAAGCAATCTCAAAGGGAATGACCCTGAAATTCTCTCCATTGAAGATCTAAAGAAAGGGCAGATTGTACGAGGATATGTCAAATCTGTAGGAGACGCTGGAGTCTTTATTGG ACTGTCCAGGACAATCACTGGTCGATCTCAGTATCAGCACGTCACAGACTACTTTGTGAGTGATCACAGTGTCTACGTGAAAAACATTCCACTCGGCAAACTGCTCATCTGCAAAGTTCTGAG TGTGGATAAAAAACAGAATCGTGTGGAACTGTCCCTGCTCCCAGAGGACACTGGGGAACCAGACGTTCTCCCAGAGTCACTTCGGCTTCCTTCCAGAGAAAAGGGAGAACAGAAGGAGAAGCGGCAGGGGTTCAAGAAAATGCAGCAGAAACGAAAGAGGGGGGCCTCCGAGAGCGAGCAG GAGATTGTGGTAGAGAATAAGAAAGTGACAAAGAGTCAAAAGAAATCTGAGGACAAAGACAATGGAGTTGAGGTTTATTTCCGGGAAGAGGAAGAACCACAAAAG CAGAAGAAGCCGTTCGTGCACAGCAAGAGTGAAGCACCGCCCCGGCTCCAGGTCTCCGCAGGGTTCTCCTGGGACGTTACACTGAGCTCTCTGCAGCCAGTCGGGACGGGACGAGGGGCACCCGCCTCAGAcagtgaagaggaggaggaggaggtgaag CCCCAGAAAAAGAGCAAGCGGGAGAAGAATGTGGAGAAGCAGCGGCAGGAGAAGGAGCTGTCGAAGGTGGAGGGTGAGCTGATGGACCCCGGGAGGCAGCCACAGACCGCCAACGACTTCAACCGGCTGGTGCTGGGCTCCCCAGACAGCTCCATCGTCTGGCTGCAGTACATGGCCTTCCACCTCCACGCCACTGAGATCGAGCAGGCCCGTGCCGTGGCAGAGAGAGCCCTCAAGACCATCTCCTTCCG CGAGGAGCAGGAGAAGCTGAACGTGTGGGTGGCCCTTCTGAATCTGGAGAACATGTACGGGACTGAGGAGAGCCTGAACAAGGTGTTTGAGAGAGCAGTGCAGCACTGCGAGCCTCTCAAAGTGTTCCAGAGCCTCGCTGACATCTACACCAAGTCTGACAAGTATAAG CAAGCAGAGAGCCTGTACAACACCATGCTGAGGAGGTTTCGCCAGGAGAGATCGGTCTGGCTGAGCTGTGCCACTTTCCACTTGAGACAGGGCCGCACGGACGAGACCCACAGACTCCTGCAGAGGGCGCTCAAGTGCCTGCCAGACAAAGAGC aTGTTGACCTAATCGCAAAGTTCGCACAGCTCGAGTTCCGGTTTGGGGACCCGGAACGGGCCAAGTCCATGTTTGAGAGCACGCTTGGTAACTACCCCAGACGCACAGACCTGTGGTCTGTCTACATCGACATGATGATCAAATACGGCAGTCAGAAGGAAGTCCG GAACATTTTGGAACGAGTGATCCACCTGAGCCTGGCTGCTAAGAGAATCAAGTTCTTCTTCAAGCGCTACCTGGAGTACGAGAAGAAGCACGGGTGTGCTGAGAGTGTGCAGGTGGTGAAGGAGAAGGCCATGGAGTATGTGGAGGCCAAGGGCTCCATCACGGAGAGCTAA
- the LOC117415261 gene encoding ATP synthase membrane subunit K, mitochondrial-like isoform X1 translates to MYAPVEWLRTGIMAGHDAGSQHQFTGFQKYFNAYTITGRRNCVLATYAGIAAIVLFFKLKPKKQTPAITAK, encoded by the exons ATGTATGCACCGGTAGAATGG ttAAGAACCGGAATAATGGCAGGACACGACGCAGGATCCCAGCATCAGTTCACTGGTTTCCAGAAATATTTCAATGCCTACACCATAACGGGCAGGAGGAAC tgtGTACTAGCGACATATGCCGGCATTGCTGCCATCGTCCTGTTCTTTAAACTGAAGCCAAAGAAACAGACCCCAGCAATTACTGCAAAATAA